One part of the Pseudomonas urmiensis genome encodes these proteins:
- a CDS encoding esterase-like activity of phytase family protein produces the protein MIRLLLTAVLALVALPSFAGNWPELKLTAEHPIDGMRGGNLSGLAWCRGALWGVSDRDDDRIYRMDRHNGVWRAQALTFTPPPVPESGLPWGLKSRNWAVSYIRGGELDYEGITCDQAGNFYLVSEAHAAVLQVPVEGEPDWLKIDPAMVRQARASGMLLHFNALFEGLAINPAGDRLWLAAERERRGLVAIQRQQSVWTCGRSCVLLSEAGVEMQPPQMPNPRALSRDFADLAWYDGKLFTLERNAFRVCRRDADTGKVERCWSFAVEALEDSRRYDQPFGLAEALVIDAKGAWIGLDNNNGDRADGETRPIVWRFAAPEGGWSAKP, from the coding sequence TTGATCCGTCTGCTCCTGACAGCGGTGCTGGCGCTGGTTGCGCTTCCAAGCTTCGCGGGCAACTGGCCAGAGCTGAAATTGACTGCCGAGCATCCGATCGACGGCATGCGCGGCGGCAACTTGTCTGGCCTGGCCTGGTGCCGCGGCGCGCTGTGGGGCGTCTCGGATCGCGACGACGACCGCATTTATCGCATGGACCGGCACAACGGCGTCTGGCGTGCCCAGGCGCTGACCTTCACGCCGCCGCCAGTGCCGGAAAGTGGCTTGCCCTGGGGCTTGAAATCGCGCAACTGGGCGGTTTCCTACATTCGTGGCGGCGAGCTCGATTACGAGGGCATCACCTGCGATCAGGCGGGCAACTTCTATCTGGTCAGCGAAGCCCACGCGGCGGTGCTGCAAGTGCCGGTCGAGGGCGAACCTGACTGGTTGAAGATCGACCCGGCCATGGTCCGCCAGGCGCGGGCCAGCGGCATGCTGCTGCACTTCAATGCGCTGTTCGAGGGCCTGGCGATCAATCCGGCGGGCGACCGACTGTGGCTGGCTGCCGAGCGCGAGCGGCGTGGTCTGGTGGCGATCCAACGCCAGCAGTCGGTGTGGACCTGCGGGCGCAGTTGCGTGCTGCTCAGCGAGGCCGGGGTTGAAATGCAGCCGCCGCAGATGCCCAATCCCCGGGCGCTGTCACGTGACTTCGCCGATCTCGCCTGGTACGACGGCAAGCTGTTTACCCTGGAGCGTAACGCCTTCCGCGTCTGTCGCCGGGATGCCGATACGGGCAAGGTCGAGCGTTGTTGGTCGTTCGCGGTCGAGGCGCTGGAAGATTCGCGCCGCTACGATCAACCGTTCGGTCTCGCCGAAGCCCTGGTGATCGATGCCAAGGGCGCCTGGATCGGCTTGGACAACAACAACGGCGACCGCGCCGATGGTGAAACTCGCCCGATCGTCTGGCGCTTCGCGGCGCCTGAAGGCGGCTGGAGCGCCAAGCCATGA
- the parE gene encoding DNA topoisomerase IV subunit B yields the protein MANPSASAYNADAIEVLSGLDPVRKRPGMYTDTSRPNHLAQEVIDNSVDEALAGHARSIQVILHADHSLEVSDDGRGMPVDIHPEEGVSGVELILTKLHAGGKFSNKNYQFSGGLHGVGISVVNALSTEVRVRVKRDGNEYQMTFADGFKATELQVVGSVGKRNTGTSVYFSPDPKYFDSPKFSISRLKHVLKAKAVLCPGLSISFEDKASGEKVEWHYEDGLRSYLVDSVSEFQRLPDEPFCGSLAGNKEAVDWALLWLPEGGDSVQESYVNLIPTAQGGTHVNGLRQGLLDAMREFCEFRNLLPRGVKLAPEDVWERISFVLSMKMQEAQFSGQTKERLSSREAAAFVSGVVKDAFSLWLNAHPELGMQLAELAISNAGRRLKASKKVERKRITQGPALPGKLADCAGQDPMRSELFLVEGDSAGGSAKQARDKEFQAILPLRGKILNTWEVDGGEVLASQEVHNIAVAIGVDPGATDLTQLRYGKICILADADSDGLHIATLLCALFVQHFRPLVEAGHVYVAMPPLYRIDLGKEIYYALDEPERDGILDRLVAEKKRGKPQVTRFKGLGEMNPPQLRETTMDPNTRRLVQLTLDDVEATCELMDKLLAKKRAGDRKSWLETKGNLAEVMV from the coding sequence ATGGCCAATCCCAGCGCTAGCGCCTATAACGCAGACGCCATCGAAGTCCTCTCCGGCCTCGACCCGGTTCGCAAGCGGCCGGGCATGTACACCGACACCAGCCGGCCGAACCACTTGGCCCAGGAAGTCATCGACAACAGTGTCGACGAAGCCCTGGCCGGGCACGCCCGCTCGATCCAGGTGATCCTGCACGCCGACCACTCGCTGGAAGTCAGCGACGACGGTCGCGGCATGCCGGTGGACATTCACCCCGAAGAGGGCGTCTCTGGCGTCGAATTGATTCTCACCAAACTGCACGCCGGCGGTAAGTTCTCCAACAAGAACTACCAGTTCTCCGGCGGCCTGCACGGTGTCGGTATTTCGGTGGTCAACGCCTTGTCGACCGAGGTCCGCGTGCGGGTCAAGCGCGACGGCAACGAGTACCAGATGACCTTCGCCGATGGCTTCAAGGCCACGGAACTGCAAGTGGTTGGCAGCGTCGGCAAACGTAACACCGGCACCAGCGTCTATTTCAGCCCTGACCCCAAGTACTTCGACTCGCCGAAGTTCTCCATCAGCCGCCTCAAGCATGTGCTCAAGGCCAAGGCCGTGCTTTGCCCGGGCCTGTCGATCAGCTTCGAGGACAAGGCCAGCGGCGAGAAAGTCGAATGGCACTATGAAGACGGCCTGCGCTCCTACCTGGTCGATTCGGTCAGCGAGTTCCAGCGCCTGCCCGACGAGCCGTTCTGCGGCAGCCTGGCCGGCAACAAGGAAGCCGTCGACTGGGCCTTGCTGTGGCTGCCAGAAGGCGGCGACAGCGTTCAGGAAAGCTACGTCAACCTGATCCCCACTGCCCAGGGCGGTACTCACGTCAACGGCCTGCGCCAAGGCCTGCTCGATGCCATGCGTGAGTTCTGCGAATTTCGCAACCTGCTGCCGCGTGGGGTCAAGCTGGCTCCAGAAGATGTCTGGGAACGCATCAGCTTCGTGCTGTCGATGAAGATGCAGGAGGCGCAGTTCTCCGGCCAGACCAAAGAACGCCTGTCCTCGCGCGAGGCGGCTGCGTTCGTCTCCGGCGTGGTCAAGGACGCCTTCAGCCTGTGGCTCAATGCCCACCCAGAGCTGGGCATGCAATTGGCCGAACTGGCCATCAGCAACGCCGGCCGGCGCCTCAAGGCGAGCAAGAAGGTCGAGCGCAAGCGCATCACTCAAGGCCCGGCCCTGCCCGGCAAGCTGGCCGACTGCGCCGGGCAAGACCCGATGCGCTCCGAACTGTTCCTGGTCGAGGGTGACTCGGCCGGTGGCTCGGCCAAGCAGGCGCGGGATAAAGAGTTCCAGGCGATCCTGCCGCTGCGCGGCAAGATCCTCAACACCTGGGAAGTCGATGGCGGTGAAGTCCTGGCCAGCCAGGAAGTGCATAACATTGCCGTGGCCATTGGCGTCGATCCAGGTGCCACCGACCTGACCCAGCTGCGCTACGGCAAGATCTGCATTCTTGCCGACGCCGACTCCGACGGCCTGCACATCGCGACCCTGCTGTGCGCGCTGTTCGTCCAGCACTTCCGCCCGCTGGTCGAGGCCGGGCATGTCTACGTCGCGATGCCGCCGCTGTACCGCATCGACCTGGGCAAAGAGATCTACTACGCCCTCGACGAACCTGAGCGTGACGGCATCCTCGACCGCCTGGTGGCCGAGAAGAAGCGCGGCAAGCCACAGGTCACCCGCTTCAAAGGCCTGGGTGAGATGAACCCGCCGCAGCTGCGCGAGACCACCATGGACCCGAACACCCGCCGCCTGGTCCAGTTGACCCTGGATGACGTCGAAGCCACGTGCGAGCTGATGGACAAGCTACTGGCGAAAAAACGTGCAGGTGATCGCAAGAGCTGGCTGGAAACCAAAGGTAACCTGGCTGAGGTCATGGTTTGA
- a CDS encoding YqiA/YcfP family alpha/beta fold hydrolase, with protein sequence MSGSILYIHGFNSSPLSTKARQLEAVMQQLGLAEQLRVPALHHHPRQAIAQLQAAIAELGAPLLVGSSLGGYYATHLAEQHGLKALLINPAVAPHRLFDGYLGTQRNLYTDEAWELTLDHVQALAELEVPAPTDAERYQVWLQTADETLDYRQAERYYRACALRIEAGGDHSFQGFSQRLPALLAFAGIARGQYAALDFSVF encoded by the coding sequence ATGTCGGGTTCTATCCTTTATATCCACGGTTTCAACAGCTCGCCGCTGTCGACCAAGGCGCGCCAGCTTGAGGCAGTGATGCAGCAGCTGGGCCTGGCCGAGCAACTGCGAGTGCCCGCGCTGCACCATCACCCGCGCCAGGCGATCGCTCAACTGCAAGCCGCTATCGCCGAGCTCGGCGCGCCCTTGCTGGTCGGCAGTTCGCTCGGCGGCTACTATGCCACCCATCTGGCCGAGCAGCATGGCCTCAAGGCCCTGCTGATCAACCCGGCGGTCGCCCCGCACCGGCTGTTCGACGGCTACCTGGGCACCCAGCGCAACCTGTACACCGATGAGGCCTGGGAACTGACCCTGGACCACGTGCAGGCGCTGGCCGAGCTGGAAGTGCCGGCGCCAACTGACGCCGAGCGCTATCAAGTGTGGTTGCAGACGGCCGATGAAACCCTGGACTATCGCCAGGCCGAGCGTTATTACCGGGCCTGCGCCTTGCGTATCGAAGCCGGCGGCGATCACAGCTTCCAGGGCTTCAGCCAGCGCCTGCCGGCCTTGCTGGCCTTCGCCGGTATTGCTCGCGGGCAGTACGCGGCGCTCGATTTTTCTGTATTTTGA
- the cpdA gene encoding 3',5'-cyclic-AMP phosphodiesterase, whose protein sequence is MPQPNHPPAPIHVVQLTDAHLFADPAGTLLGLNTRDSLSHVIAQVRREQPRIDLLLCTGDLSQDGSVASYEAFRELTAVLDVPTRWLPGNHDEARVMAEVAPALVRAVTDIGAWRIVMLDSAVAGATHGLLEPAQLAALDAALAGAGDRHCLVCCHHQPVDIGCAWIAPIGLRNADELFARLRQPRVKALLWGHIHQQWDEQRDGLRLLATPSTCIQFAPGSEDFKVSEEQPGYRWLRLHADGRLETGVERARDFVVTLDFDSPGY, encoded by the coding sequence TTGCCGCAGCCCAACCATCCCCCCGCGCCCATCCATGTGGTGCAACTGACCGACGCTCACCTGTTCGCTGACCCGGCGGGCACCTTGCTGGGCCTCAATACGCGCGACAGCCTGAGTCATGTGATCGCCCAGGTGCGCCGGGAGCAGCCGCGTATCGACCTGCTGCTGTGTACGGGCGACCTGTCCCAGGATGGCAGCGTGGCGTCCTATGAGGCGTTCCGCGAACTGACCGCGGTGCTCGACGTGCCGACCCGCTGGTTGCCGGGTAACCACGACGAGGCGCGGGTAATGGCCGAAGTGGCGCCGGCTCTGGTGCGGGCGGTGACCGACATCGGCGCCTGGCGCATCGTCATGCTCGACTCGGCGGTGGCCGGGGCCACCCATGGCTTGCTCGAGCCTGCGCAACTGGCAGCGCTCGATGCCGCATTGGCGGGCGCGGGCGATCGGCATTGCCTGGTGTGCTGCCACCACCAGCCGGTGGACATCGGCTGCGCCTGGATCGCACCGATCGGCCTGCGCAACGCCGATGAGTTGTTCGCCCGCCTGCGCCAGCCTCGAGTGAAGGCCTTGCTCTGGGGGCATATCCATCAGCAATGGGATGAGCAGCGCGACGGCTTGCGCCTGCTGGCCACGCCGTCCACCTGCATCCAGTTCGCGCCGGGTAGCGAGGACTTCAAGGTCAGCGAAGAGCAGCCGGGGTATCGCTGGTTGCGCCTGCACGCCGACGGGCGGCTGGAGACGGGCGTGGAGCGGGCGCGGGATTTCGTCGTGACCCTGGATTTCGACAGCCCTGGCTACTGA
- a CDS encoding DUF1249 domain-containing protein yields MEVNLLRERYRVDLVGLQSACEANYARLMRLLPDMRSTQSSRRIGMTQGDQMLGVLVLEVVLTCPYTTTLRVRQEHSLPWLPVPQLEVQVYHDARMAEVVSAEHARRLRSIYPYPNTGMHQPDEKAQLNLFLGEWLSHCLACGHELAVVR; encoded by the coding sequence GTGGAAGTGAATCTGTTGCGCGAGCGTTATCGGGTCGATCTGGTCGGGCTGCAATCAGCCTGCGAGGCCAACTATGCCCGGCTGATGCGCTTGCTGCCCGATATGCGCAGCACGCAGAGCTCGCGCCGTATTGGCATGACCCAGGGCGACCAGATGCTTGGCGTGCTGGTGCTCGAAGTGGTGCTGACCTGTCCCTATACCACTACCCTGCGCGTGCGCCAGGAACACAGCCTGCCGTGGCTGCCAGTGCCGCAGCTGGAAGTGCAGGTCTACCACGATGCGCGCATGGCCGAGGTGGTCAGTGCCGAGCACGCGCGGCGTTTGCGCAGCATTTATCCGTACCCCAATACCGGCATGCACCAGCCGGACGAAAAGGCCCAGCTCAACCTGTTCCTCGGTGAATGGTTGAGTCACTGCCTGGCCTGCGGCCACGAGCTGGCAGTCGTACGCTGA
- a CDS encoding NUDIX domain-containing protein, whose protein sequence is MTDTSNSLPQAVEIVKRENCFQGFYRLDKVHLRHELFAGGMGREISRELFVRHDAVCVLPYDPQHDEVVLIEQFRAGAMGKVANPWLIEMVAGLIDKDEQPEEVAHREAEEEAGLTFSALWPMTKYFPSPGGSDEYVHLFLGRCVSEGAGGLHGLEEEGEDIRVTVWSFEDALQAVRDGRICNAAAIIGLQWLALNRDEVRGMWK, encoded by the coding sequence ATGACAGATACGTCAAATTCGCTGCCCCAGGCGGTCGAGATCGTCAAGCGCGAGAACTGCTTCCAAGGCTTTTACCGGCTCGACAAGGTCCACCTGCGCCACGAGCTGTTCGCCGGTGGCATGGGACGCGAGATCAGCCGCGAGCTGTTCGTGCGCCATGATGCGGTCTGCGTGCTGCCCTACGATCCGCAGCACGATGAAGTGGTGCTGATCGAACAATTTCGTGCGGGCGCCATGGGCAAAGTCGCCAACCCTTGGCTGATCGAAATGGTCGCCGGGCTGATCGACAAGGATGAACAGCCGGAAGAGGTCGCCCACCGCGAGGCCGAAGAAGAAGCCGGGTTGACCTTCTCTGCCCTGTGGCCAATGACCAAGTACTTCCCCTCGCCCGGTGGCAGCGATGAGTACGTTCACCTGTTCCTGGGGCGCTGCGTCAGCGAGGGCGCGGGTGGCTTGCATGGGTTGGAAGAAGAGGGCGAGGATATCCGGGTAACGGTCTGGTCGTTCGAAGATGCCTTGCAGGCGGTGCGCGATGGCCGCATCTGTAACGCCGCAGCGATCATCGGCCTGCAATGGCTGGCGCTCAATCGTGACGAAGTACGAGGTATGTGGAAGTGA